A stretch of the Capsicum annuum cultivar UCD-10X-F1 chromosome 8, UCD10Xv1.1, whole genome shotgun sequence genome encodes the following:
- the LOC107842831 gene encoding BURP domain protein RD22 gives MELKFLHILTYLSLALVASYAALPTSTGETYWNTKLPNTPMPKAIKESLLPSGLTEDKSTSVEVGKGGVNVNAGKGHHSGSGTNVNVGHKGVGVHTGKSNSGSGTNVNVGHKGVNVNTPRGTHVGVGKGGVGVTTPGHKGKPPVYVGVGKGSSPFVYNYAAKDDQLHDNPNVALFFQEKDLHQGSNMKLQFVKTTNGAAFLPRQVADATPFSSNKMPEILNQFSVDPNSEEAQAMKQTVQECEEPGVEGEEKYCATSLESMVDFSTSKLGNKVQPLATETDKENTQLQKYTILGAKKMGNNNNDGKSVVCHKQNYAYAVFYCHKTETTESYMVSLVGADGTKAKAVAVCHKDTSAWNPKHLAFKVLKVKPGSVPVCHFLPQDHIVWVPKN, from the exons ATGGAGTTGAAGTTCCTTCATATCCTTACATATCTTTCA TTGGCACTAGTGGCAAGTTATGCAGCTCTTCCTACATCGACCGGAGAAACATATTGGAATACTAAACTGCCTAATACTCCCATGCCTAAGGCAATCAAAGAATCTCTGCTGCCTTCTG GATTGACAGAGGACAAAAGCACTTCAGTAGAAGTAGGCAAAGGTGGAGTAAACGTGAACGCCGGAAAGGGTCATCACTCCGGCAGTGGAACAAACGTCAACGTCGGCCATAAAGGCGTTGGTGTTCACACAGGAAAGAGTAACTCTGGCAGTGGCACCAACGTCAACGTTGGTCACAAAGGCGTTAACGTAAACACCCCGCGTGGAACTCATGTAGGCGTTGGCAAAGGAGGAGTTGGTGTCACCACCCCTGGCCACAAAGGAAAGCCGCCAGTCTACGTCGGCGTAGGCAAAGGAAGTTCACCGTTTGTTTACAATTATGCAGCTAAAGATGATCAACTTCATGATAATCCCAATGTGGCATTGTTTTTCCAAGAAAAGGATTTGCACCAAGGGAGTAACATGAAGTTGCAGTTTGTGAAAACTACAAATGGTGCTGCTTTCTTGCCTCGTCAAGTAGCAGATGCTACTCCCTTTAGTTCAAACAAGATGCCGGAAATTCTGAACCAGTTTTCTGTGGATCCAAACTCTGAAGAGGCTCAGGCCATGAAACAGACCGTCCAAGAATGTGAAGAACCAG GTGTTGAAGGAGAGGAGAAGTACTGTGCAACTTCATTAGAATCTATGGTTGATTTCAGCACATCAAAGTTAGGAAACAAAGTGCAACCATTAGCAACAGAGACAGACAAGGAAAATACTCAATTGCAAAAATACACAATCCTAGGAGCCAAGAAAATGGGAAACAACAACAATGATGGGAAATCAGTAGTTTGCCACAAACAAAACTATGCATATGCAGTATTCTACTGTCACAAAACAGAGACAACAGAGTCCTACATGGTCTCATTAGTTGGTGCTGATGGAACAAAGGCTAAAGCTGTGGCTGTTTGTCACAAAGACACATCAGCATGGAATCCTAAGCATTTGGCTTTCAAAGTGCTTAAGGTTAAACCTGGATCTGTTCCTGTTTGCCATTTCCTTCCTCAAGATCACATTGTCTGGGTTCCCAAGAACTAG